In one window of Dokdonia sp. PRO95 DNA:
- the nadC gene encoding carboxylating nicotinate-nucleotide diphosphorylase: protein MISEAQFQIEIEGIIANAIREDVGDGDHSSLACIPASATGKAKLLVKDEGILAGCAFAKAVFAYVDPSLQVEDVLTDGDAVKYGDIAFYVTGSSQSILKAERLVLNAMQRMSAIATKTKFFVNLLEGTDTKILDTRKTTPGIRALEKWAVKIGGGENHRFALYDMIMLKDNHIDFAGGVTKAILKTVDYLKEEQRDLKIIVEARSLEEIKEILENHEHVYRILIDNFNYEDTRTAVALIGDKCLTESSGGINEETIRDYALCGVDYISSGALTHSVYNLDLSLKAV from the coding sequence ATGATTTCAGAAGCACAATTTCAGATTGAGATAGAGGGTATAATTGCAAATGCTATACGAGAGGATGTAGGCGATGGGGACCATAGTTCGCTAGCATGTATACCAGCCAGCGCCACTGGAAAAGCAAAACTACTTGTAAAGGATGAAGGTATTCTTGCAGGTTGCGCTTTCGCGAAAGCGGTATTTGCCTACGTAGACCCATCATTACAAGTTGAGGATGTCTTAACAGATGGAGACGCTGTAAAATATGGAGATATAGCATTTTATGTCACTGGATCAAGCCAAAGCATTCTAAAAGCTGAACGATTAGTACTGAATGCTATGCAGCGTATGAGTGCTATAGCAACAAAGACCAAGTTTTTTGTAAACCTCTTGGAAGGAACAGATACTAAAATTCTAGATACAAGGAAAACTACACCAGGAATAAGAGCACTAGAGAAGTGGGCTGTAAAAATAGGTGGTGGTGAGAATCATCGTTTTGCGTTGTATGATATGATTATGCTTAAAGATAATCACATCGATTTTGCAGGTGGGGTAACAAAAGCTATTCTTAAAACAGTTGATTATCTAAAGGAAGAGCAACGAGATCTCAAGATTATAGTAGAAGCTAGAAGTCTAGAAGAGATTAAAGAAATACTTGAAAATCATGAGCATGTATATCGTATTCTAATAGATAACTTTAATTATGAAGATACTCGTACTGCAGTTGCATTGATAGGTGATAAATGTCTTACAGAATCCTCTGGTGGTATTAATGAGGAGACGATACGTGATTACGCTCTTTGCGGTGTAGATTATATTTCTAGTGGAGCGCTCACGCACTCTGTTTACAACTTAGATCTTAGTCTGAAAGCAGTTTAA
- a CDS encoding YihY/virulence factor BrkB family protein: MASDKTIEQRLMRFKPFCWLVSMLDSIVIPGFEGMTLLYLLRAYFNGIIKGALGSRASSIAYSFFMAIFPALLFLLNLVPYVPIENFDIKFMAFIYELIPAQSLDFFKPIIIDISQNERAGLASFAGLLALFLTANGVNAIFSGFEGSHYNEISRNFFRQYAVALGTSIILALLLVTTISVVIYFELLLNSLKERDFMSNDMDIALLRIGKNLFLIIMIYSVIATLYYFGTKEGRKSRFFSPGALMTTILFMITTYLFGIYIDNFGTYNELYGSIGALLIMMLYIWLNSNLILLGYELNATLQKLRILHKNPNSN; encoded by the coding sequence ATGGCATCAGATAAGACAATAGAACAACGTTTAATGAGGTTCAAGCCTTTCTGCTGGCTTGTAAGTATGCTGGATAGTATTGTAATTCCTGGTTTTGAAGGGATGACGCTGCTATACTTGCTACGTGCTTATTTTAACGGGATTATTAAGGGGGCTCTAGGGTCTCGTGCAAGTTCTATTGCTTATAGTTTTTTTATGGCCATTTTCCCAGCATTACTATTTTTACTCAATTTAGTGCCGTACGTACCCATAGAAAATTTTGATATTAAGTTTATGGCTTTTATCTACGAGCTTATCCCCGCACAATCATTAGATTTCTTTAAGCCTATAATTATAGATATCTCTCAAAATGAGAGGGCGGGTCTTGCTTCCTTTGCTGGTTTACTTGCTTTGTTCTTAACTGCAAATGGTGTTAATGCTATTTTTAGCGGTTTTGAGGGTTCTCATTACAATGAGATTAGCCGCAATTTCTTTAGGCAGTATGCGGTGGCTTTAGGTACTTCAATTATTTTGGCATTGTTGTTGGTTACTACTATATCAGTAGTGATATATTTTGAATTATTACTTAACTCCTTGAAAGAGCGGGATTTTATGAGTAATGATATGGATATCGCACTTTTACGAATAGGTAAGAATCTATTTTTAATCATAATGATCTATTCGGTGATTGCTACGCTCTATTATTTTGGAACTAAAGAAGGCCGTAAAAGCCGCTTTTTTTCACCAGGAGCATTGATGACAACAATATTATTTATGATAACTACTTATTTATTTGGTATTTATATTGATAATTTTGGCACATATAATGAGTTGTACGGCTCTATTGGTGCATTATTAATAATGATGCTTTATATTTGGTTAAATTCAAATTTGATTTTATTGGGCTATGAGCTTAACGCTACCCTTCAAAAATTACGAATTTTACATAAAAACCCTAATTCAAATTAA
- a CDS encoding chalcone isomerase family protein: MKKYLLALVAVCSLTVSQAQTVVGDATLPNSVTMGGTELALNGAGMREKVVFDLYAGGLYLVSKNSDAAAIINADETMALKLHIVSGMVSSKKMIGAVDDGFDASMDGNTSSLDAKIEQFKGFFSDKIVKTNVFDIAYIKGKGTVVYKNGKEVGSIAGLDFKKALFGIWLGNDPADDDLKEAMLGKN, from the coding sequence ATGAAAAAGTATTTATTAGCTTTAGTAGCAGTATGTAGTCTTACAGTTAGTCAGGCACAAACAGTAGTAGGAGATGCAACCTTACCTAACTCTGTAACCATGGGCGGTACAGAACTTGCACTTAATGGTGCTGGCATGAGGGAGAAAGTCGTATTTGATCTTTATGCTGGTGGACTGTACTTAGTGTCAAAAAATAGTGATGCTGCAGCAATTATTAATGCAGATGAGACTATGGCCCTTAAATTACACATCGTTTCTGGGATGGTTTCTAGTAAGAAAATGATAGGAGCTGTAGATGACGGCTTTGACGCTTCAATGGACGGAAATACTAGTTCGCTAGATGCAAAAATCGAGCAGTTCAAAGGATTTTTTAGTGATAAGATTGTAAAAACAAACGTTTTTGATATCGCTTATATCAAAGGAAAAGGAACAGTAGTTTACAAAAACGGAAAAGAAGTAGGATCTATTGCAGGTCTTGATTTTAAGAAAGCTCTTTTCGGGATCTGGTTAGGTAACGACCCAGCAGATGATGATCTTAAAGAGGCGATGTTAGGTAAAAACTAA